A single window of Streptomyces sp. NBC_00464 DNA harbors:
- the whiG gene encoding RNA polymerase sigma factor WhiG, whose translation MPQHTSGSDRAAAPPAARGTVRPPAPSSLDELWRSYKTTGDGRLREQLILHYSPLVKYVAGRVSVGLPSNVEQADFVSSGVFGLIDAIEKFDIERAIKFETYAITRIRGAMIDELRALDWIPRSVRQKARAVERAYATLEAQLRRTPSETEVAAEMGIALEELHAVFSQLSLANVVALEELLHVGGEGGDRLSLMDTLEDTAADNPVEVAEDHELRRLLARAINTLPDREKTVVTLYYYEGLTLAEIGNVLGVTESRVSQIHTKSVLQLRAKLADAGR comes from the coding sequence ATGCCCCAGCACACCTCCGGGTCTGACCGCGCGGCAGCGCCACCGGCTGCGCGTGGCACTGTGCGCCCGCCCGCCCCCTCCTCGCTCGACGAGTTGTGGCGTTCGTACAAGACCACGGGCGACGGGCGGCTGCGGGAACAGCTGATCCTGCACTACTCGCCCCTGGTGAAGTACGTCGCCGGCCGGGTGAGCGTGGGCCTGCCGTCCAACGTCGAGCAGGCGGACTTCGTCTCCTCCGGGGTCTTCGGGCTGATCGACGCGATCGAGAAGTTCGACATCGAGCGCGCGATCAAGTTCGAGACCTATGCGATCACCCGCATCCGGGGCGCGATGATCGACGAACTGCGGGCGTTGGACTGGATCCCGCGCTCCGTGCGCCAGAAGGCGCGGGCGGTGGAGCGCGCCTACGCCACCCTGGAGGCTCAACTGCGACGCACCCCCTCGGAGACGGAGGTCGCCGCCGAGATGGGCATCGCACTGGAGGAACTGCACGCGGTTTTCAGTCAGTTGTCGCTCGCCAACGTCGTCGCGCTGGAGGAGCTGCTTCACGTCGGCGGTGAGGGAGGCGACCGTCTGAGCCTGATGGACACGCTGGAGGACACCGCCGCCGACAACCCGGTGGAAGTGGCCGAGGACCATGAGCTCAGAAGGCTCCTCGCCCGCGCGATCAACACCCTCCCGGACCGCGAGAAGACGGTCGTCACGCTCTACTACTACGAGGGCCTCACCCTCGCCGAGATCGGCAACGTCCTCGGGGTCACCGAGAGCCGGGTCAGTCAGATTCACACCAAGTCGGTGCTGCAACTGCGCGCGAAGCTGGCCGACGCCGGACGCTGA
- the tsf gene encoding translation elongation factor Ts: protein MANYTAADVKKLRELTGAGMMDCKKALDEADGNVDGAVEALRIKGQKGVAKREGRSAENGAVVSLVSEDKTSGVLVELKCETDFVAKGDKFQAVANALAAHVAATSPADIEALLASEIEPGKTVQAYVDEANANLGEKIVLDRFAQFQGAFVSVYMHRTMPDLPPQIGVMVELDKADAELAKGIAQHIAAFAPKYLSREDVPAEVVEAERRVAEETTRAEGKPEAALPKIVEGRVNGFFKEATLLGQPYALDNKKSVQKVLDEAGVTLKRFARIKVGI, encoded by the coding sequence ATGGCGAACTACACCGCCGCTGACGTCAAGAAGCTCCGTGAGCTCACCGGCGCCGGCATGATGGACTGCAAGAAGGCGCTCGACGAGGCCGACGGCAACGTCGACGGAGCCGTCGAGGCCCTCCGTATCAAGGGTCAGAAGGGCGTCGCCAAGCGCGAAGGCCGTTCTGCCGAGAACGGCGCGGTCGTCTCCCTCGTCTCCGAGGACAAGACGTCCGGCGTGCTGGTCGAGCTGAAGTGCGAGACCGACTTCGTCGCCAAGGGTGACAAGTTCCAGGCCGTCGCCAACGCGCTCGCCGCCCACGTCGCCGCGACCTCCCCGGCCGACATCGAGGCGCTGCTCGCGTCCGAGATCGAGCCCGGCAAGACCGTCCAGGCGTACGTGGACGAGGCCAACGCCAACCTCGGCGAGAAGATCGTCCTGGACCGCTTCGCGCAGTTCCAGGGTGCCTTCGTGTCCGTGTACATGCACCGCACCATGCCCGACCTGCCGCCGCAGATCGGTGTCATGGTCGAGCTGGACAAGGCCGACGCCGAGCTGGCCAAGGGCATCGCCCAGCACATCGCCGCCTTCGCGCCGAAGTACCTGTCCCGCGAGGACGTCCCGGCCGAGGTCGTCGAGGCCGAGCGCCGCGTCGCCGAGGAGACCACGCGCGCCGAGGGCAAGCCCGAGGCCGCGCTCCCGAAGATCGTCGAGGGTCGCGTCAACGGCTTCTTCAAGGAGGCCACCCTTCTTGGCCAGCCGTACGCGCTGGACAACAAGAAGTCCGTCCAGAAGGTCCTGGACGAGGCCGGTGTCACCCTGAAGCGCTTCGCGCGCATCAAGGTCGGCATCTGA
- a CDS encoding phosphatidate cytidylyltransferase translates to MNDSSWGVPQGAGHRAAPEMRAAPAGPAYDVHEAQQTRPMPIVPDVPDAGRDAESSDDRDQGAGRLSGGPLFRDEKPQEPMSTAPPPPQKKRAGRDLGAAIGVGVGLGAVVVASLFIVQAVFVGVIVVAVVVGLWELTSRLEERKGIKAPLVPLAIGGAAMVVAGYARGAEGAWIAMALTALAVLVWRMTEPPEGYLRDVTAGVFAAFYVPFLATFVAMLLTADDGPQRVLTFLLLTVVSDTGAYAVGWRFGKHKLAPRISPGKTREGLFGAVAFAMVGGALCMQFLIDDGSWWQGLLLGLAVAASATLGDLGESMIKRDLGIKDMGTLLPGHGGIMDRLDSLLPTAPVVWLLLVIFVGSG, encoded by the coding sequence ATGAACGACTCTTCCTGGGGCGTCCCGCAGGGCGCCGGCCACCGGGCTGCGCCCGAGATGCGGGCCGCTCCGGCGGGTCCTGCATACGATGTGCATGAAGCCCAGCAGACTCGGCCCATGCCCATCGTGCCGGACGTTCCCGACGCAGGTAGAGACGCTGAGAGCAGTGATGACCGGGACCAGGGGGCCGGACGCCTGAGCGGCGGCCCCCTGTTCCGTGACGAGAAGCCGCAGGAGCCCATGTCGACCGCGCCGCCACCCCCGCAGAAGAAACGTGCGGGCCGTGATCTGGGAGCTGCCATAGGAGTCGGCGTCGGGCTCGGTGCCGTCGTCGTCGCCTCGCTCTTCATCGTCCAGGCCGTCTTCGTCGGTGTGATCGTGGTCGCCGTCGTCGTGGGTCTGTGGGAGCTCACCTCCCGGCTGGAGGAGCGCAAGGGCATCAAGGCGCCCCTCGTTCCGCTCGCGATCGGTGGCGCGGCCATGGTCGTGGCCGGTTACGCGCGAGGTGCCGAGGGCGCGTGGATCGCCATGGCCCTGACCGCCCTGGCGGTGCTCGTCTGGCGGATGACCGAGCCGCCCGAGGGCTACCTCCGGGACGTCACGGCCGGAGTCTTCGCCGCGTTCTACGTGCCGTTCCTGGCGACCTTCGTTGCCATGCTCCTGACCGCCGACGACGGACCTCAGCGGGTCCTGACCTTCCTGCTGCTGACCGTGGTCAGCGACACGGGGGCGTACGCCGTCGGCTGGCGGTTCGGCAAGCACAAGCTCGCACCGCGCATCAGCCCCGGAAAGACCCGCGAGGGCCTGTTCGGAGCCGTGGCCTTCGCGATGGTGGGCGGTGCGCTGTGCATGCAGTTCCTGATCGACGACGGTTCCTGGTGGCAGGGCCTGCTGCTCGGCCTCGCGGTCGCCGCCAGCGCCACCCTCGGCGACCTGGGCGAGTCCATGATCAAGCGTGACCTCGGGATCAAGGACATGGGCACGCTCCTCCCCGGGCACGGCGGGATCATGGACCGGCTGGACTCGCTCCTGCCGACCGCACCGGTGGTCTGGCTGTTGCTGGTGATTTTCGTCGGATCCGGCTGA
- the pyrH gene encoding UMP kinase → MNKGADAATGDHKRDDGKVRGRFMLKLSGEAFAGGGGLGVDPDVVHAIAREIAAVVRDGAEIAIVIGGGNFFRGAELQQRGMDRARSDYMGMLGTVMNCLALQDFLEKEGIDSRVQTAITMGQVAEPYIPLRAVRHLEKGRVVIFGAGMGMPYFSTDTTAAQRALEIDAEALLMGKNGVDGVYDSDPKTNPGAVKFDALEYSEVLARDLKVADATAITLCRDNQLPILVFELTTAGNIARAVKSEKIGTLVSDQGTRA, encoded by the coding sequence ATGAACAAGGGCGCGGACGCCGCAACAGGTGACCACAAGCGCGACGACGGCAAGGTGCGCGGACGCTTCATGCTGAAGCTGTCCGGAGAGGCGTTCGCCGGTGGCGGGGGTCTCGGTGTCGACCCCGACGTCGTGCACGCCATCGCCCGCGAGATCGCGGCAGTCGTCCGCGACGGCGCGGAAATCGCGATCGTCATCGGTGGCGGCAACTTCTTCCGCGGTGCCGAGCTCCAGCAGCGCGGCATGGACCGGGCCCGGTCCGACTACATGGGCATGCTCGGCACCGTCATGAACTGCCTCGCGCTCCAGGACTTCCTGGAGAAGGAGGGCATCGACTCCCGTGTCCAGACGGCCATCACCATGGGCCAGGTCGCGGAGCCGTACATCCCGCTGCGCGCCGTACGGCATCTGGAGAAGGGCCGCGTCGTCATCTTCGGCGCCGGCATGGGTATGCCGTACTTCTCCACCGACACCACCGCGGCACAGCGCGCCCTGGAGATCGACGCCGAGGCACTGCTGATGGGGAAGAACGGCGTGGACGGGGTCTACGACTCCGACCCGAAGACCAACCCCGGCGCGGTGAAGTTCGACGCGCTGGAGTACAGCGAGGTGCTCGCCCGCGATCTCAAGGTCGCCGACGCCACCGCCATCACGCTCTGCCGTGACAACCAGCTGCCGATCCTCGTCTTCGAGCTGACGACCGCGGGCAATATCGCCCGCGCCGTCAAGAGTGAGAAGATCGGCACGCTCGTGAGTGACCAGGGCACCCGGGCCTGA
- the rlmN gene encoding 23S rRNA (adenine(2503)-C(2))-methyltransferase RlmN produces the protein MPKPGELQFVAPRGAKKPPRHLADLTPAERKEAVAATGEKPFRAQQLSQHYFARYAHDPSEWTNIPAGSRDKLAEALFPDLMSVVRHISCDDDTTRKTLWKLHDGTLVESVLMRYPERVTMCISSQAGCGMNCPFCATGQAGLDRNLSTAEIVHQIVDGMRALRDGEVPGGPARLSNIVFMGMGEPLANYNRVVGAIRRLTDPEPDGLGLSQRGITVSTVGLVPAMLRFADEGFKCRLAVSLHAPDDELRDTLVPVNTRWKVREVLDAAWEYAEKSGRRISIEYALIRDINDQAWRGDRLGRLLKGKRVHVNLIPLNPTPGSKWTASRPEDEKAFVEAIAAHGVPVTVRDTRGQEIDGACGQLAASER, from the coding sequence ATGCCTAAGCCCGGAGAACTCCAGTTTGTCGCGCCCCGCGGAGCCAAGAAGCCCCCGCGGCACCTCGCCGACCTCACGCCCGCCGAGCGCAAGGAAGCCGTCGCCGCGACCGGCGAGAAGCCCTTCCGCGCGCAGCAGCTCTCGCAGCACTACTTCGCGCGGTACGCGCACGACCCGTCGGAGTGGACCAACATTCCGGCCGGATCGCGGGACAAGCTCGCCGAGGCGTTGTTCCCCGACCTGATGTCCGTGGTCCGGCACATCAGCTGCGACGACGACACCACGCGCAAGACGCTGTGGAAGCTGCACGACGGGACGCTGGTCGAGTCCGTCCTGATGCGCTACCCCGAGCGCGTCACGATGTGCATCTCCTCGCAGGCCGGCTGTGGCATGAACTGCCCGTTCTGTGCCACCGGACAGGCCGGTCTCGACCGCAACCTCTCGACCGCCGAGATCGTCCACCAGATCGTCGACGGCATGCGCGCGCTGCGTGACGGCGAGGTCCCGGGCGGCCCGGCCCGGCTTTCCAACATCGTCTTCATGGGCATGGGCGAGCCGCTCGCCAACTACAACCGCGTGGTCGGCGCGATCCGCCGGCTGACCGACCCCGAGCCCGACGGGCTGGGGCTCTCGCAGCGCGGGATCACGGTCTCCACCGTCGGCCTCGTCCCCGCGATGCTCCGCTTCGCCGACGAGGGCTTCAAGTGCCGTCTCGCCGTCTCGCTGCACGCCCCGGACGACGAGCTGCGCGACACCCTCGTGCCGGTGAACACCCGGTGGAAGGTGCGCGAGGTGCTGGACGCCGCGTGGGAGTACGCGGAGAAGTCCGGCCGTCGCATCTCCATCGAGTACGCGCTGATCCGCGACATCAACGACCAGGCCTGGCGGGGCGACCGGCTCGGCCGGCTCCTCAAGGGCAAGCGGGTCCACGTCAACCTGATCCCGCTGAACCCGACGCCCGGCTCGAAGTGGACCGCCTCGCGGCCCGAGGACGAGAAGGCGTTCGTAGAGGCGATCGCCGCCCACGGGGTGCCGGTGACCGTCCGGGACACGCGTGGCCAGGAGATCGACGGGGCCTGCGGACAGCTGGCGGCATCCGAGCGCTGA
- a CDS encoding murein hydrolase activator EnvC family protein, producing the protein MGCGGLYALAAERPPPSGAGAAGGAGGAETSGEPGGSGAPAGGASPGAADGRTPVPVDPAGGRVWPLEGRPPVLRGWEPPATEYGRGHRGVDLGAGPGAQVLAAAAGRVSFAGGVAGRAVVVIELAGTGDPPLRTTYEPVRPLVAKGDEVTAGQVVAVMSAGPFHCASGCLHWGLRHADAYLDPLSLLPPSLLRRGPSRLLPVSGVPVPRTVVRGFRSRQ; encoded by the coding sequence ATGGGATGCGGCGGGCTGTACGCCCTGGCGGCGGAACGGCCGCCTCCGAGCGGGGCGGGGGCTGCGGGTGGAGCGGGTGGGGCTGAAACTTCGGGGGAGCCGGGGGGCTCGGGAGCTCCGGCCGGCGGCGCGTCGCCCGGTGCGGCGGATGGCCGTACGCCCGTGCCGGTGGATCCGGCCGGTGGACGGGTCTGGCCGCTGGAGGGGCGCCCCCCGGTTCTACGGGGGTGGGAGCCGCCCGCCACGGAGTACGGGCGGGGGCATCGCGGGGTGGACCTCGGTGCCGGACCGGGTGCGCAGGTACTCGCAGCCGCTGCGGGCCGGGTGTCCTTCGCGGGCGGCGTCGCGGGGCGCGCCGTGGTCGTGATCGAGCTGGCGGGGACGGGCGATCCGCCGCTGCGGACCACCTACGAGCCGGTGCGCCCGCTGGTCGCGAAGGGCGACGAGGTCACGGCGGGCCAGGTGGTGGCGGTCATGTCGGCCGGGCCGTTCCACTGCGCGTCCGGCTGTCTGCACTGGGGCCTGCGGCACGCGGACGCGTATCTGGACCCGCTGTCTCTGCTGCCGCCGTCACTGCTGCGGCGCGGACCGTCCCGGCTGCTGCCGGTGTCGGGGGTGCCCGTACCCCGCACCGTCGTCCGTGGGTTCCGGTCACGGCAGTGA
- the rpsB gene encoding 30S ribosomal protein S2 produces the protein MAVVTMRELLESGVHFGHQTRRWNPKMKRFIFTERNGIYIIDLLQSLSYIDRAYEFVKETVAHGGSIMFVGTKKQAQEAIAEQATRVGMPYVNQRWLGGMLTNFSTVYKRLQRLKELELIDFEDVAASGLTKKELLVLSREKAKLEKTLGGIREMQKVPSAVWIVDTKKEHIAVGEARKLHIPVVAILDTNCDPDEVDYKIPGNDDAIRSVTLLTRVIADAVAEGLIARSGAATGDSKPGEKAAGEPLAEWERDLLEGDKKADAEVQTSAETEKVADAEAAEAPAAEAAAEAPAAEAPVAEAPAADADAEQA, from the coding sequence ATGGCCGTCGTCACGATGCGGGAGCTGCTGGAAAGCGGCGTCCACTTCGGTCACCAGACCCGTCGCTGGAACCCGAAGATGAAGCGCTTCATCTTCACCGAGCGCAACGGCATCTACATCATCGACCTGCTCCAGTCGCTGTCGTACATCGACCGCGCCTACGAGTTCGTCAAGGAGACCGTCGCCCACGGCGGCTCCATCATGTTCGTGGGTACGAAGAAGCAGGCCCAGGAGGCCATCGCCGAGCAGGCGACGCGCGTCGGCATGCCGTACGTCAACCAGCGTTGGCTCGGTGGCATGCTCACCAACTTCTCCACCGTCTACAAGCGCCTTCAGCGTCTGAAGGAGCTTGAGCTCATCGACTTCGAGGACGTGGCCGCCTCCGGCCTCACCAAGAAGGAGCTCCTGGTTCTCTCCCGCGAGAAGGCCAAGCTGGAGAAGACCCTCGGTGGTATCCGCGAGATGCAGAAGGTGCCGAGCGCCGTCTGGATCGTCGACACCAAGAAGGAGCACATCGCCGTCGGTGAGGCGCGCAAGCTCCACATCCCGGTCGTCGCGATCCTCGACACCAACTGCGACCCCGACGAGGTCGACTACAAGATTCCGGGCAACGACGACGCGATCCGCTCCGTCACCCTGCTCACCCGCGTGATCGCCGACGCCGTCGCCGAGGGCCTCATCGCCCGCTCCGGCGCTGCGACCGGCGACTCGAAGCCGGGCGAGAAGGCTGCCGGCGAGCCGCTCGCCGAGTGGGAGCGCGACCTGCTCGAGGGCGACAAGAAGGCCGACGCCGAGGTCCAGACCTCCGCCGAGACCGAGAAGGTCGCGGACGCGGAGGCCGCCGAGGCCCCCGCCGCCGAGGCTGCTGCCGAGGCCCCCGCGGCTGAGGCCCCCGTCGCCGAGGCTCCGGCCGCGGACGCGGACGCCGAGCAGGCCTGA
- a CDS encoding TetR/AcrR family transcriptional regulator: MAEHRTMQRGALLDAARSLLSEGGTEALTFPALAERTGLARSSVYEYFRSRAAVVEELCAVDFPVWAAEVESAMERAGTPGEKIEAYVRRQLDLVGDRRHRAVVAISASELDAGAREKIRAAHGGLIAMIVDALSDLGHDQPRLAAMLLQGSVDAAVRRIELSVAEEPGVIADTAVAMVLNGVRGIRGNQG, translated from the coding sequence GTGGCCGAGCACCGGACCATGCAGCGCGGCGCCCTCCTGGACGCAGCGCGCTCCCTGCTGTCCGAGGGAGGCACGGAGGCGTTGACCTTCCCCGCCCTCGCCGAACGCACGGGCCTCGCCCGGTCCTCCGTCTACGAGTACTTCCGCTCCCGCGCCGCCGTGGTCGAAGAGCTTTGTGCCGTCGACTTCCCCGTGTGGGCGGCCGAGGTCGAGAGTGCGATGGAGCGGGCAGGGACGCCCGGGGAGAAGATCGAGGCGTATGTCCGGCGGCAGCTCGATCTCGTCGGCGACCGTCGCCACCGGGCCGTCGTCGCGATCTCGGCGAGCGAGCTGGATGCGGGCGCCCGCGAGAAGATCCGGGCGGCGCACGGCGGTCTGATCGCCATGATCGTGGACGCGCTCAGCGACCTCGGGCACGACCAGCCCCGGCTTGCGGCCATGCTGCTCCAAGGCTCCGTGGACGCGGCGGTCCGCCGTATCGAGCTGAGTGTGGCGGAGGAGCCCGGCGTGATCGCGGACACCGCCGTCGCCATGGTGCTGAACGGCGTGCGAGGCATCCGCGGCAACCAGGGCTGA
- the frr gene encoding ribosome recycling factor, with product MIEETLLEAEEKMEKAVVVAKEDFAAIRTGRAHPAMFNKIVADYYGALTPINQLASFSVPEPRMAVVTPFDKTALRNIEQAIRDSDLGVNPSNDGNIIRVNFPDLTEERRRDYIKVAKTKAEDSKISIRAVRRKAKETLDKLVKDKESGEDEVRRAEKELDDTTAKYVAQVDELLKHKEAELLEV from the coding sequence GTGATCGAAGAAACCCTCCTCGAGGCCGAGGAGAAGATGGAGAAGGCCGTCGTCGTCGCGAAAGAGGACTTCGCCGCGATCCGTACCGGCCGTGCGCACCCGGCGATGTTCAACAAGATCGTCGCCGACTACTACGGCGCGCTGACCCCGATCAACCAGCTCGCCTCGTTCTCGGTGCCCGAGCCCCGTATGGCCGTCGTGACGCCGTTCGACAAGACCGCGCTGCGCAACATCGAGCAGGCCATCCGCGACTCGGACCTCGGCGTCAACCCGAGCAACGACGGCAATATCATCCGGGTGAACTTCCCCGACCTCACCGAAGAGCGTCGTCGCGACTACATCAAGGTCGCGAAGACCAAGGCCGAGGACTCCAAGATCTCGATCCGGGCCGTCCGCCGCAAGGCCAAGGAGACCCTGGACAAGCTGGTCAAGGACAAGGAGTCCGGCGAGGACGAGGTCCGCCGCGCCGAGAAGGAGCTCGACGACACCACCGCGAAGTACGTCGCGCAGGTGGACGAGCTGCTGAAGCACAAGGAAGCCGAGCTGCTCGAAGTCTGA
- a CDS encoding thiamine ABC transporter substrate-binding protein: MSTTKKIAVSAVAVALGATALAGCGSSDDSASGSGPTGSSGSKTVTLVSHDSFNASKDVLKEFTAETGYTVKVLKSGDAGAALNQEILTKGSPRGDVFFGVDNTLLSRALDNGLFTSYKAKGIDQVAADVQLDAGKHRVTPVDTGDICINYDKKYFADKKLAPPKTFDDLAKPAYKDLLVTENAATSSPGLGFLLGTVATYGEDGYQDYWKKLKDNGVKVVDGWEQAYNEEFSGSAGGKKAKADRPLVVSYASSPPVEVLYADPQPKTAPTGVATGTCFRQIEFAGLLDGAKNEAGGKALLDFLIGKKFQEDMPLNMFVSPVTKGAKVPDLFTKFGATVDKPTTVAPDEIAKNREQWVQSWSSLVVK, encoded by the coding sequence ATGAGCACCACCAAGAAGATCGCGGTATCGGCCGTCGCCGTCGCGCTCGGCGCGACCGCGCTCGCCGGTTGCGGAAGCTCCGACGACTCGGCGTCCGGCTCCGGACCCACCGGGAGCTCCGGCTCCAAGACCGTCACCCTCGTCAGCCACGATTCCTTCAACGCCTCCAAGGACGTACTGAAGGAGTTCACCGCGGAGACCGGCTACACCGTCAAGGTACTGAAGAGCGGTGACGCCGGCGCCGCCCTCAACCAGGAGATCCTGACCAAGGGCTCCCCGCGCGGCGACGTGTTCTTCGGCGTGGACAACACCCTGCTCTCCCGCGCCCTCGACAACGGCCTGTTCACCTCGTACAAGGCCAAGGGCATCGACCAGGTCGCGGCCGACGTCCAGCTGGACGCCGGGAAGCACCGGGTCACCCCGGTCGACACCGGCGACATCTGCATCAACTACGACAAGAAGTACTTCGCCGACAAGAAGCTCGCGCCGCCGAAGACCTTCGACGACCTGGCGAAGCCCGCGTACAAGGACCTCCTCGTCACCGAGAACGCGGCGACCTCCTCGCCCGGCCTCGGCTTCCTCCTCGGCACCGTCGCCACCTACGGCGAGGACGGCTACCAGGACTACTGGAAGAAGCTGAAGGACAACGGCGTCAAGGTCGTCGACGGCTGGGAGCAGGCGTACAACGAGGAGTTCTCCGGCTCCGCCGGCGGCAAGAAGGCCAAGGCGGACCGGCCGCTCGTCGTCAGCTACGCCTCCAGCCCGCCCGTCGAGGTGCTGTACGCGGACCCGCAGCCGAAGACCGCCCCGACCGGCGTCGCCACCGGAACGTGCTTCCGCCAGATCGAGTTCGCCGGTCTGCTCGACGGGGCGAAGAACGAGGCGGGCGGCAAGGCCCTGCTGGACTTCCTGATCGGCAAGAAGTTCCAGGAGGACATGCCGCTCAACATGTTCGTCAGCCCGGTCACCAAGGGCGCGAAGGTGCCGGACCTCTTCACGAAGTTCGGTGCCACGGTCGACAAGCCGACGACCGTCGCCCCGGACGAGATCGCCAAGAACCGTGAGCAGTGGGTCCAGTCATGGTCCTCGCTCGTAGTGAAGTAG
- a CDS encoding ABC transporter permease, translating to MAVPVAFFALFFAYPVVAIVGRGLKADGVWQFGRFGEVLSRPDIQHVLWFTLWQALASTALTLLIALPGAYVFARFDFPGKQLLRAIVTVPFVLPTVVVGTAFLALLGRGGLLDEVWGVRLDTTVWAILLAHVFFNYAVVVRTVGGLWSQLDPRQEEAARVLGAGRFAAWRRVTLPALGPAVAAAALMVFLFTFTSFGVVQILGGPGFSTLEVEIYRQTAQLLALPTAAVLTLVQFAAVGAILAVHAWTVRRRETALKLVDPAQTARRPRGAGQWALLGGVLLTVLVLILLPLAVLVERSLDVSGGHGFAYYRALASAEMNSGTFLVAPLEAIVNSLRYAVVATLIALVVGGLAAAALTRKAGRLVRGFDALLMLPLGVSAVTVGFGFLITLDKPPLDLRTSWILVPLAQALVGVPFVVRTMLPVLRAVDGRLREAAAVLGASPLRAWREVDLPLVRRALLVAAGFAFAVSLGEFGATVFIARPDNPTLPVAVSRLLGRSGELNYGQAMALSTILMLVCAVSLLLLERIRTDRSGEF from the coding sequence ATGGCCGTGCCCGTCGCGTTCTTCGCGCTGTTCTTCGCCTACCCCGTCGTCGCGATCGTCGGGCGCGGGCTCAAGGCCGACGGCGTGTGGCAGTTCGGGCGGTTCGGCGAGGTGCTGAGCCGGCCGGACATCCAGCATGTCCTCTGGTTCACGCTCTGGCAGGCCCTCGCCTCGACCGCGCTGACCCTGTTGATTGCCCTGCCGGGCGCCTATGTGTTCGCCCGGTTCGACTTCCCGGGCAAACAGCTGCTGCGGGCGATCGTGACGGTGCCGTTCGTTCTGCCGACCGTCGTCGTGGGTACCGCGTTCCTTGCGTTGCTGGGGCGCGGCGGGCTGCTCGACGAGGTGTGGGGCGTACGGCTCGACACCACGGTGTGGGCGATCCTGCTGGCACACGTCTTCTTCAACTACGCCGTCGTCGTACGCACCGTCGGCGGGCTCTGGTCGCAGCTCGACCCCCGGCAGGAGGAGGCCGCGCGGGTCCTGGGCGCCGGACGGTTCGCCGCCTGGCGCCGGGTCACCCTCCCCGCGCTCGGCCCTGCCGTGGCCGCCGCCGCGCTGATGGTCTTCCTCTTCACCTTCACCTCCTTCGGCGTCGTCCAGATCCTGGGCGGCCCCGGATTCTCCACGTTGGAGGTGGAGATCTACCGGCAGACCGCGCAGCTGCTGGCCCTGCCCACGGCCGCGGTCCTGACCCTGGTGCAGTTCGCCGCGGTCGGCGCCATCCTCGCCGTGCACGCCTGGACCGTACGGCGCAGGGAGACCGCACTGAAGCTGGTCGATCCGGCGCAGACCGCCCGCAGGCCGCGCGGCGCGGGCCAGTGGGCGCTGCTCGGCGGCGTGCTTCTGACGGTGCTGGTACTGATCCTGCTGCCGCTCGCCGTCCTCGTGGAGCGGTCGCTCGACGTGTCGGGAGGCCATGGCTTCGCGTACTACCGGGCGCTGGCGTCGGCGGAGATGAACAGCGGTACGTTCCTGGTCGCGCCGCTGGAAGCGATCGTGAACTCGCTGCGCTACGCCGTGGTCGCGACCCTCATCGCGCTGGTGGTCGGCGGACTGGCCGCGGCGGCCCTGACCAGGAAGGCGGGCCGGCTCGTCCGGGGCTTCGACGCGCTGCTGATGCTGCCGCTCGGGGTCTCCGCCGTCACCGTCGGCTTCGGCTTCCTGATCACCCTCGACAAACCGCCGCTGGATCTGCGGACCTCCTGGATCCTGGTGCCGCTCGCCCAGGCCCTGGTCGGGGTGCCCTTCGTCGTACGCACCATGCTCCCGGTCCTCAGAGCGGTCGACGGCCGGCTGCGTGAGGCGGCCGCGGTGCTCGGCGCCTCGCCGTTGCGGGCCTGGCGCGAGGTGGACCTGCCGCTGGTGCGCCGGGCGCTGCTGGTCGCGGCGGGCTTCGCGTTCGCGGTGTCGCTCGGTGAGTTCGGCGCCACGGTCTTCATCGCACGGCCCGACAACCCGACGCTCCCGGTGGCTGTCTCCCGGCTGCTGGGCCGGTCCGGGGAGCTCAACTACGGCCAGGCGATGGCTCTCAGCACCATCCTGATGCTCGTGTGCGCGGTCTCGCTGCTGCTGCTCGAACGTATCCGCACCGACCGATCCGGGGAGTTCTAG